CCCATACCCTCAACTCTAAACCCTTTCCCTCAACCCTAGGCCCTAAATAATATATGCTTAAATCTCACACAATATACTCAAATCTAAACTCTATACCCTTAACCTTAGGACCTTGGACACCATTCCAAGTGGAGTTGTAAATAATAGAAAAATAGTGACTTAAAATGGGCATCCTTTTGAAGAGAAATAAAAGATTATAAAAGACATTAGAAatttaaaaaactaattaaaatcatAAAGTGGCACTTGgcaaagaaaccctaattagggcatagGGTTTTGGAGTTTTATAAAAGGAAACATGGAAATCATTTTGCCATGTTATGTTGGATTTTATTTTCATTCTTTCCTCCTAAGAGGAGCTTAGATGAACTTAAGGGTTTGGGGCAGCTTGTGAGGACAAAAACCTTTGCAAGTCATCACACATATAGTTGTCAAAGATCATCCCAAGGTGTGTAGGGAGAGTCTAGCTTAGGGATCTCATTGGAGCATCAAAGGAAAATCAATTTTGAAGAAATTTCGCTGGTTGTGGCTAAGAAAGTTGCCTTCTTGTGAGGCCAACCCCTTAGTTGGCTTGTTTGTACCAAGGAGAAGACATAATATTATGTGTTGTTTAATGCTAAACACAACTTATTTCATCATTGACAACAGAAAGAGGAAAATTGGAAAAGGGTTTTTAAGGTTTCATAAACATTTTGAAGCTATTTTCTGAGTGAGCTACTTGCTAGTCTAGCCACCCCATTTGGAATCATTTTGGAGCTTGGAGGGGTCATTCCCACTATTTTCCAGGGTTGGGTTGCAATATTTCTCAATGACAATGGAGAAGAACAGTTTTCAGGGTTGTATGAGTTCAATATTAGCAAACTCAGTTAATAAGCAAGTCGTATAGCTCACCTTGAGGGGCATGGGATTTTAAGGACCAAATTCCTAGTTTTGAAAGGATCACTTCTTCTCTTTATAGGTGCCTAGGTCGAAGTTCCTATTTGGGACCATTTTTTGGTTGAGAAAAGAAAGTTTGAAGATGTTGCAACTTAATTTCTAAGTCACCTAGTTGGTTGTCTCGTCCATTTGTAGACCTATAATTGACTATTTTAATAGAGGTATTTATAGTATACAAACATCCATTTAGGTATGTTTAAACAGATATGTAACACAATTTCATGTATTGGATTGCTCTCATATTCAACAAAACTTGTAATTTTAAACCTGCAATAAAATCTAGACATTATCATTGCAAGTAGTGTTAGTGGTTTTTTGTAATTATTTCtaataattccaattaatcaaCTTCTTCGGGTAACTAGTTATGCTTGAAAGTTATTAGTATATATTAATcagtaaaaaatcaaaaaacaaagaaaatacaaaCCCTAAACACTAGGAGGTACACCTTGAACCCTATACACTAAACCTTAAAATTAACACTAAAACCTATAGCCTCATCCCTTAATGATGTACACTCAAACCTCTATCCTCAAATCTAAGACTTGTTCCCTCAACCCTTGACCCTAGACCCTATAATATCAACCCTTGACCTTAGGTCCTATAGCCTCAAACCTAAAACATATACAGGCTCAACCCTAATCATGCTCTCAAACCTTAACCCTAAATTCTATATTctcaaccctcaaccctaaatACTATATACTCTCAAACCTTATCTATAATTTCTATACTCTCAAACATAAAAATTATACTTTGTATTCTCAAACCTTGACCCTAAATGTTATACTTTCAACCCTTAACCCTAAATTCTATACAAAGAGAGGGAGGaaatattgagagagagagagagagagagaaagagagggaaaaagagatggagagagagggagagagagaaagagagagagaggagtggcATGAGAGACAGAGAGTTTTTCTCTTCGTAAAAACATGAGCACATTAGAGAAAGTTTCTATTTATAAAATATGAGTGCTTTAGAGAAAGATGGCGGGACTTGAGTGATAAAGAGAGAGGCATGAAGAGAGAGAGGAAAGGAGGttgagaaaggagagagatagacAAAGATAAACATAAAGAAGATGTTTCATGTTCATAGGAATGTGAGTGCATTATAAAATGTTCATGTTCCTATGTGATGTTTTAAAGCACAAGAGAACACTTTTTGCTCCCAAAAATGTGAGCAGGCACTTTGGAAAAATCCAAGCCTTAGGTTTGGATTTTCCTTTGGGATCAAATCGAAAGGCTTGGACAAATTTTCAAGGACTAGGGACATTTTTTAACAAGAATTTAAAAATAACACAATGTCAAGTGTCCTATCTATTATGTTTGCACATTTTTCAATGTCAAGCTAAAAAAATAGAGCTCTCTCttatctttctaaccatatattttttcgTGAACATTTGTTCAAATatgttaatatttaaatattttatttatttttctactaTCTCCATTTTTAGTCAATAACCTATGTATGGTATTATTGGTCTCATTTTTTACTTGTTCATATAAAttttaaacaaattatatttttaaatactcCATTCTAAACACAtctgaaaaaaatgatttttgattagtttctAAAAAATTTAGAGGGGAGTTCTATGCTCTTTTTTCAGGTTGTGTCCACTTTGCAATATAATAAAAAATCACATACTTCTAAAAAATTAGTAGAAAAATtgggcataaactacatggtgttagctaatttttcACTGAAgtggtttttttttgttgttgtattgATTATAGAAAATAAAGTGATTTACAAAACAGTTAGAACTACATCAGCAATTCATGTCATCCTTCTAAGTAGGTATCCACATTGAAAAGTATGTATAGATTAGACCATTGATATAtgggtttatacaaaataccagtCTGGTACTGAAGTGGCTTTTGAAATACTAAAATAAGGTTAACAATTTAGGGGGTTAAtgccaaacactatgttatgttttttctatAAAATCTAGACCACTTTCTAATAACCCCCCTTTTGAAATCATTATAATCTCCAACATTTTTAAAAAtggtagtttagaaagtagattcaaggcagtacaactcttgttcttgttgcatcttcaaattttgagtgtaaccATCTTTTATTTCACATCCAAGATCAGTCTTttataattttagaaaaaaaatagtgGCCACTTAAGACCCTCTTTTGGTCCcctatctttgtgcacttaccccaaaACCAATTTTGATTGTGATACCATGTATACATAAAGGCTTATCAACAAAAAACATATATATGAGTTTTGATTTAAAAATACTCATACATCTGAAAACCCTTGCAATACTAACTCTAACATTGATTCCACCTAATAACTAATATCTCAAGTATAATACACATATAATCTAATTACTTGGTTGGGTTATTGTATTACCAAAAGGTGTCAAATAAATAGTTTTAGGAAACTTGGGCAGAATTGTACTAAACCTATACAACCATCATTTGAcaactattttattttttaactaCATTGGAATTGGGATTAAGTAGGTACCCTTGGGATTATGATGCTCTCATACAACACAATTCTATATGATGTGAAACAAAAAGATAGCTTTATGATCTTAGCAGTTGATATAATGAATGATATTTTCTCTAACTGAATTGTGTAAAGTGATGTATACAAGATTTTGAATGCTACTTATAAACACCTCGCCATTTTTTCTTATGCTTTCCTATCCTCAACACTCTCTATCTGCATTGATTAAATTATCTCCTTTCCCCCTAATTCTAAGGTGATATATAGGGTCATGTTTTAGTTAGTTATTTATAAGCATATGATCAACTATTTCTTTAGAGGCGATTCAGTGAATCTCATAGGCTACAATAAGATTTATTTTGAGGGTTATTGTACTTGAAGTTGGATTTTATAGAGAGAAAAATGATGTTAAAGATTTTGAGACTATATTAACCAATGTGCTGAAAATAAGGATCTTGACAATACAACACCTCAAATCAATAAATTAAATGTTATTTGTTTTGGTTTAGATATACATTTATAGAATTGATCTTGCATGTAGAATTGTGGAAGTGAACTAGCATGGAATAAATGACTATAAAGTGGTTCCCCTCATCATGTTGTGCTTTTGAAGTTGGGCAATATCTATAAAAACTAATTGTGAACTTTATTAGTTCAATGCCAATGAACCCAGATTGAAGATAATAGACAAGCATCCATGGATCCTCAAAAATTATGTATTTAAGATAATGTTACTATGGATTTATCATGCTTTTTATCTAATAAAACTCTTTAATAATCCTTAAGGATTTCTAAATTAATAGTGAATGTTCTCAAATACAACATAGCACACAACTATCCACACAAATATGAGCTAGGTGGGCTCATAAAATCTAGTATGAGGTAgtcaataaattttaaaattaaaatttgaatttagaaGTTTAAGATTTAGATTTGCAAATACAAAAATGACTTGAATTGATTCTATTATAATTAAGAATTCAATTGAAAATGACAAATAAAAAATCTAAAGATCAAAATCAATTTCTTAGAATAGtggatttaaaataaaataatatcataaatcAAATCACTTATAAACTTATGATTATATAAAAGACATTAAGATAAAGACATTgatatgaaattttcatcattaGAGTATCATTCtccatattaatattaaaaattagtCAAATGAAAAGGGTTAGCTTATCTAAGCCTTGAGTTTACATCCAAAATGAAACAACTCGGGGACCACCTAAAGCTACAAAGACTAAAGTTGTTGAGGGGTGTTAATAGGGCTCCCTCCCCTTGGTCCACCTCAACAACAACTCCTCAAACTGATAAGGAAGAGGGCATGTGAGGCGAGGGTGTTCATGTCTTAGCAGTAGGTCAGAATCTCTCATTTCTAATCAAAATAAAGCCACTTTTCCTCTCTCCACTTTTTACCTTGGAAGTTCCTTTTGTGAAGTCGGGTTTTGCAGCATTGCACTCCCCTACCCCATAGGCTTTTTCCTGCCCATAATCCCCAACACCCATTATAAAGGAAGGAAGACATTTAGTCATGATTCGCTTATGGGCTTATACCGAGAGTCATGGACATTGAATTCCAAGAACCCATGTTTCAGTGCCCCTCACATCCTTCTCAGGAGGTTGTGGGTATTTGTGCCTCCTGCTTAAGAGATCGCCTCTATTGCCTCAAAAGAAAGAACAAATTACGCAGACCTTCCTTCCAAAATATCTCTTACAGTTCTGATTCAGATTCTTGTCTAGAGTTTGATGAGATCAGGCTTGAGAATTTTGATCATCCTGTAGAGAAGAAGGAGATCGTTGGAAGAAAAAAGTTTCTCTGGCTCACCAAAAATAAAAATCCTCGCACCTCCACCCAAAAGGATAAAAGAACGTTCTTTTCGCTCAGGTCAATCTTTCACAGGTTGCGGAGACATAAACAAGAGGCCAAACCGGATATCTGCATTAGCCATGAAGGTAACTCTTCTCAACACCCATTTTCATTCTTTTCCAGAGAGATTAGAATTTTGAGATTCTGTGTATGATATAGTTTTTGGTTTCAATTCGTTGCAATTCACATTCAATGATTtattattaaaaacaaaaaaatcaatttgaaaCATTTCATGTATGATAGTTTTTTTTATTTCAATTGATCTTTTAATTCACATCCATCAATCATTAATAAAAAAGAGATCATTTAAAAATCTGAAATATTGATTAAAAAAATACATAACTAAACTAAAAATCTCTGAAAATTTATGCCAACTAATTTAAAATTTTGTCTTTTTAATTGGAGAGTTACTTGCAGATCTTTAGGACAATCTTTAAAATGTATTAATTATACAAATAAACGCAGTCATGAGGAACAGCTTTGTTGGGACGCATGGATTATTTGGTCAGGTTCAACTATAACGTTcttattccaaaaataaaataaaataatacgtGGCTATTCTCTTGGTGGTGCTCAATTCTGGTTCAGAGGTGTGTTTTTCATTAGGAATATATTGGAAAACACGATTTAGGTATATTTCTAAGCGTCGAAATGACTGGTCGGGGCTGTGTACAGCCCACTCATTCCATAACTCTCTCGAATCTTATTCTCAGCATTATCCAGATTTTTAGAATGCGGGGTCTTCTTATAGATGCTTTTTAATGGAAATAAGTTAGATTGTGTAGATGTGGCATCTTTGTCTAATGACTGATTTTTTCTTTTGACAAATAAGTGTCTGAAAGTACAGAAATCTAATGTCTTTAAATGTCTAAATTTTCAATTATAAGAAAAAATATTTCatacttttaaaaaaagaaaaaataattagaTACAAAATCACATCCTCGTAGTCTACACGATGATACCCAGATCAGAAAACATAGAAACAATGTATCAAGCCTCTCAACAACACGCTCGGATCAATGGAAAATTGTACTTTTTGTGTATTTAACATTAAATCTGTaaaaaattaggaacatgtctGCAAGAAGATGTAACGATAGTTGAAAGGGTTGATGTGCAACAATATGTAACAATAGTTGAAATGGGTGATGTGAAAACAGATTCGTTCATCTCTATCAAGCTGGATGGCGACAATGAAAGGAGTCAATGGGAGTGCAGGACGGTGGGATCGTCAGCAAGGAGCAGCAGTGTGTGTGAAGGGATTGGGAAAGGGCCTTTTTATGAGCCTGGAGTGATATTTAAGAGATCCTCTTACACCATTGAGAATGACAATGACATGCAaaaagaggaggaggaggaagaagaagcagcagcagcagcagcttCAAGCACCACTCCTGCTGTGAGATGGAGGACAAGAATGAATGCCCTGGTTCGCATGAAGTGCAGAGTGCAAGACAAAGTGTTCAACGATTCAAATTACTGTCATAATCATAATCAATATCCCAATCCAAAGATGTGGTCTCTTTCTTCACTCTATAACAATTATCACGAGTCTCGGCATTGCATTAGAAGTTCAAATGGTACGAAGAAGAGTTGGTTGAGAAATTTGACTAGTCCCAAGTGGAGCCTCCATTAAAGCTAATGTTCATGTTCATTGCTGTGAAGGCTGTCATGGCCCCCACACACACATTTATTTCAACGAGCACCATGGTTTTACATTATTCTCAACTTTGTTTTCTTGTGTTTGCCATACATGGCGTTAAAGGAAAACAGTTTGCTATAAAGACTGTAAAGGAACTATTATTGGCTTTCTTCCACCTACTTACGATGGCTTGTCCTGCAACTTTTGTCAACATCACTTTGAAGAGTATCTTTGAAAAAAGTTGTGAACACAACAGGTACCTACATCACTTTTCATCTGCACCTCACTTGATGGATATGGCTTATCTTTCCAACTTGGAACGCACGTCCAATAAATACTGTACATAATGTGTTTACCATGGTGGAGTACTTCAACGTGTTTTCCATTTTAGATGATAGATTTACGATAGGAATGTGTATTTTAGGAAATTTTAAACTAAAGTGAAATATTAGAGTACATGTGATATATAGTtttctttgttttaattttatttttgaatagaAGATAGTTATTATATTTTTACTATCTAGATTAACTCGAATTTCAAATAACGATATCATTATATTGTAATACACTTGTTTTATAGAGCCTTCACGTTCATATCAAAGTTTCATCAAGTCATATTTTATCATGTCACATCGTTGATAAGTGTTTTCTTTATTGGTCAATGTGATGTCACTTGTTGAATTTATTTGAGGAAGGCATAATTTAGCTATGTGTCATACATTTGAATCTTTTGTCATTATTATTGTGTGTATCTCCCATAGTGCACATACATGTTTTATATGGAAAATGTATACACGTGTTAGATGCGAGCATAATCAATGAGTTAAGTAGAGTGTACCCCAACAATTTACTCATGGAGTATTCAATTTATATATCAATAAGGTAGTCACAAATGATATGAATTGTGATTTATGTTGCATGCACGCAAAGTATGATTTGGATTGATGGGGTGAAGTGCCTTTAAAAGTTATTGATGTAAAATAATGAACATGGAGTTAATGATATCCATCAGTGAAGTACTATCATTCTTGCTATGTATTTTCTTGTGTATAATCACACAAATTTGTTTATAGTTACATCATACACTCATTGTGATCTTTGTAGACACAAATTAATAAAGGTACTCAAACCTTAGCATGCTTTAAATGCAAATATTTATATGCTAGTAGTAGTGAATGCAAAGAAAATATTAGCTATGTTAATCATGCTCGAATCACATGAATAGGTCATATTGTTAGCATTTTCATTTCATTGTTGTATGGTTGAAATTTGAGGCTTTGCACCCTTTTATAATTGGAGGTCCTATGTGGCCATTGTAAGGAATTTAAACAAGAAATAAAATAGATGTAGAGTATTGCTCTCTCCCATTTTAAGCATCTAAATATATGAATATACCAGTTATTTTCTATTTAGATATTTAAGAAAATGTAAGGCACTATGTGATAAAGTCCTTTAGGCACATTACACATTTCAAGAGGAATCTGGTTCATGAAGTGATTGCTTCACACTTTCATACTGTCACCTATATCAAATTACTAACACGCGAAATGAAAAATTATAGTTTATAATTTGTTTCACTAAATCATATGGAGTgtgttgagcattgaatttaaatcAATGGAATCTCGTGGTTTCATTAGAAGCTACAGAAGTTTTCTTGAAAAAAATggaatcaagcatgcccttaagaaaTGATGTTCTAAATGCTTTTGAGCCAGATGctctgaaatgatgttctaagagcacaatgtgcatcaaaaacacattttgacactacaggctccgaaatattCACTTGCGTCTtgcaagcttcttgtgcctccaaaaaccaattttgctgctttgaaaccaaagattttgaggcataagctccaaagcaagattctaagaccacgatgtgcgtcaaaatcaaatttggatgctaccggctccagaatcaggacttgcatcttgaaaccttgttgtgcctccaaacattgattttgatgctccaaaactggggcttttgaggcacaatttctaaaacagggttctaatagcacgatgtggaccaaaatcaaatttttactctattgactctagaatcgggacttgcatcttgaaaccttgttgtgcctccaaacattgattttgatgctccaaaatggggtctttcgaggcacaagctctaaaatgagcatctaagagaatgatgtgtgtcaaaatagaattttgacgctacaagctcagaaatagggacttgcttcttgaaaccttattatgtctcaaaacaattattttgatgttccaaaatcagggctttcaaggcatgagctcccaaatgaggttctaagaacacaatgtacatcaaaattgcgttttgacgctaccgactctggaattgggaattgtgtcttgaaaccttgttgtgtctccaaacactgatttttatgctccaaaaatgaatcttttgaggcacaacctccgaaatgacactctaagaacaccatatttgtcaaaatcatgttttgacgctatcagcttgcgAATTgagacttgtgttttgaaaccttgttgtgccttcaaatattgttttcaatgttttgaaactggagctttcaagccacacgcttcgaaacgaggttctaagagcacgatgtgcgtcaaaattatgttttgaaactacaggctccagaatagggacttgtgtcttgaaagcttattgtgcctccaaacaccaattttgatgattctaaACCGAAGGTTTTGAGGTATaagttctaaaacaaggttctaagagcacgatgtgcttcaaaatcaaattttgacactaccagctccagaatcactacttgcatcttgaaaccttgtcatgcctccaaacattgattttgatactccaaaattggggcttttgaggcagaatttctaaaacagggttctaagagctcaatgtgcatcaaaattgaattttgatgctactggctctagaatcggggcttgcatcttgaaaccttgttgtgcctcaaaacactaattttgatgctctaaaacagGGGCGTGCGAGGCACAAACTTCGAAATTAGGTTCGAATAGCACGATGTggaccaaaatcagattttgatgctatttactctagaatcaggacttacttcttgaaaccttgttgtatctccaaacattgattttgatgctccaaaattgggtattttgaggcacaagctcctaaatgagcttctaagagaatgatgtgtgtcaaaatggaattttgatgctacaggctccggaatagggacttgctttttgaaaccttgttgtgcctcaaaatattgattttgatattacaaaattagagctttcaaggcacaagctccgaaatgaggttctaagaacatgatgtAACTCAAAATTGTGTTTTCACACTACCGACTTTGGAGTTGaaacttttgtcttgaaaccttgttgtgcctccaaacactaatttttatgctccaaaaatgaggcttttgaggtatcacctccgaaatgaggttctaagaacaccatgtttttcaaaacctgttttgatgctatcagcttgagaatccagacttatatcttgaaaccttgttgtccctttaaacattgtttttgatgttttgaaactggagttttcgagccacacgctcccaaacgaggttctaagaacacgatgtgcatcaaaatcacgttttgacaatataggctctggaatagggacttgtgtcttggaagcttgttgtgcctccaaacaccaatttcgatgcttcaaaatCAAAGCTTTTGAGGCATAATgtccaaaaaaaggttctaagagcacgatgtgcattaaaattaaattttgactctactggctccagaattaggacttgcatcttgaaaccttgttgtgcctccaaacatcaattttgatgctcca
The nucleotide sequence above comes from Cryptomeria japonica chromosome 11, Sugi_1.0, whole genome shotgun sequence. Encoded proteins:
- the LOC131071629 gene encoding uncharacterized protein LOC131071629, whose product is MDIEFQEPMFQCPSHPSQEVVGICASCLRDRLYCLKRKNKLRRPSFQNISYSSDSDSCLEFDEIRLENFDHPVEKKEIVGRKKFLWLTKNKNPRTSTQKDKRTFFSLRSIFHRLRRHKQEAKPDICISHEDSFISIKLDGDNERSQWECRTVGSSARSSSVCEGIGKGPFYEPGVIFKRSSYTIENDNDMQKEEEEEEEAAAAAASSTTPAVRWRTRMNALVRMKCRVQDKVFNDSNYCHNHNQYPNPKMWSLSSLYNNYHESRHCIRSSNGTKKSWLRNLTSPKWSLH